From Chryseobacterium sp. IHB B 17019, one genomic window encodes:
- the metQ gene encoding methionine ABC transporter substrate-binding lipoprotein MetQ, whose amino-acid sequence MKKIKTLGLLSAILLLFTACNSTKKDDPNYIKIGITSGPEQEIAETAKKVAKEKYNLEVELVAFNDYVVPNEALNNGDIDANAFQHVPYLNEQAKQRGYKLAVVGNTFVYPIVAYSKKIKNISELQNGSTIVIPNDPTNGGRSLLLLQKNGLLKLKEGIGLLPKVTDIADNPKQLKILEIEAPQLPRVLDDKEVALAIINNNFAAQAGLDANKQGILKEDKDSPYVNVIVARHDNKTSEKVKNFVKAYESDEVAKKAEEIFKGGAIKGWN is encoded by the coding sequence ATGAAAAAAATAAAGACTTTAGGTTTATTGTCGGCAATCCTGTTGTTATTTACAGCTTGTAATTCAACGAAAAAAGATGATCCTAATTATATTAAAATCGGGATCACTTCCGGGCCGGAGCAGGAAATCGCAGAAACAGCAAAAAAGGTAGCGAAAGAAAAGTACAATCTTGAAGTAGAGCTTGTTGCATTCAATGATTATGTCGTGCCGAATGAAGCTTTGAATAACGGAGATATCGATGCCAATGCGTTTCAGCATGTTCCTTATTTAAACGAGCAGGCCAAACAGAGAGGCTATAAATTAGCGGTTGTCGGAAATACTTTTGTATACCCGATTGTAGCCTATTCAAAAAAGATAAAAAATATCAGCGAGCTTCAAAACGGAAGCACAATTGTCATTCCAAACGACCCTACAAACGGAGGTCGCTCTTTACTTCTTTTACAGAAAAACGGATTATTAAAATTAAAAGAAGGAATCGGATTATTACCAAAAGTAACCGACATCGCCGACAATCCGAAACAGTTGAAAATCCTTGAAATTGAAGCTCCCCAACTGCCCAGAGTGTTGGATGACAAAGAAGTTGCTTTAGCTATAATTAATAATAATTTTGCCGCTCAGGCCGGATTAGATGCCAATAAACAGGGCATTCTTAAGGAAGACAAAGACTCACCTTACGTTAATGTAATTGTTGCCAGACACGACAATAAAACCTCCGAAAAGGTGAAAAACTTTGTAAAAGCTTATGAGTCCGATGAAGTAGCGAAAAAAGCGGAGGAAATTTTCAAAGGCGGCGCTATTAAAGGCTGGAACTGA
- a CDS encoding glycoside hydrolase family 3 C-terminal domain-containing protein, giving the protein MFKKTAIVSLFTLISASYMAQNTTALPVYLDDSKPVEQRIQDALSRMTLEEKIAMIHAQSKFSSPGVPRLGIPEFWTTDGPHGVRPEVMWDEWNQAGWTNDSIIAYPALTALSATWNKNMSWNYGKALGEEARYRKKDILLGPGVNIYRTPLNGRNFEYMGEDPFLTSKMVVPYIKGVQSNGVATSVKHYALNNQEMFRHTSNVNVDDRTLYEIYLPPFKAAVTEGDSWTIMGAYDMYKGQYASQNQYLLNDILKKEWNYKGVVVSDWGAVNNTEQAIHNGLDLEFGSWTNGLSEGNSNAYDNYYLAKPYLKLIKEGKVGTEELDDKVTRLLRLAYKTTMNRNKPFGNIASEEHKAVAKEIGEEGIVLLKNQGNVLPIDLNKAKKIAVIGENAIKIMTVGGGSSSLKVKYETLPLAGIKTRFGKQADVQYARGYVGDIGGEYNGVKSGQNLKDERSPQELLNEAVELAKNSDYVIFVGGLNKADFQDSEGNDRKSYGLPYNQDNVISALAKANKNLAVVLVSGNAVAMPWIKEVPTIVQAWYLGSEAGNSIASVLAGDANPSGKLPFTFPVKLEDNSAHQMGEYPGNKEELAAGKGKDQNNPINITYNEGILVGYRWHDTKKIKPLFSFGHGLSYTTFEFGKAKADKTTISQDDKITFTVKVKNTGKRAGAEVAQLYISDLKSSVQRPAKELKGFEKVFLNPGEEKEVTFTIDKTALSFFDADKHDWVAEPGDFEALIGNSSDAIKTKVKFTLK; this is encoded by the coding sequence ATGTTCAAGAAAACCGCCATCGTAAGTTTATTTACCCTTATTTCTGCTTCGTATATGGCTCAAAATACTACTGCTTTACCCGTTTATTTAGACGATTCAAAACCTGTTGAGCAACGCATTCAGGATGCACTTTCCAGAATGACGCTGGAAGAAAAAATTGCTATGATCCATGCACAGTCAAAATTCAGTTCACCTGGAGTTCCAAGGCTGGGAATTCCGGAATTCTGGACCACTGACGGCCCGCACGGTGTTCGCCCCGAAGTAATGTGGGACGAATGGAACCAGGCAGGATGGACGAACGACTCTATCATTGCCTACCCTGCTTTAACGGCACTTTCCGCAACATGGAACAAAAATATGTCATGGAATTACGGTAAAGCCCTTGGAGAGGAAGCCCGATACAGGAAAAAAGACATTCTTCTGGGCCCCGGAGTGAATATTTACAGAACTCCACTGAACGGAAGAAACTTCGAATACATGGGAGAAGATCCTTTTTTAACATCAAAAATGGTGGTTCCCTATATCAAAGGAGTGCAGTCAAATGGTGTGGCAACTTCGGTGAAGCATTATGCTTTAAACAATCAGGAAATGTTCCGTCATACAAGCAATGTGAACGTAGACGACAGGACGTTGTATGAAATTTATCTTCCGCCCTTCAAAGCGGCGGTGACGGAAGGTGATTCCTGGACGATCATGGGTGCTTACGACATGTACAAAGGGCAATACGCGAGCCAGAATCAATATTTATTAAATGATATTCTTAAAAAAGAATGGAATTATAAAGGCGTGGTGGTTTCCGACTGGGGCGCTGTAAACAATACGGAACAGGCCATCCACAACGGATTAGACCTTGAATTCGGAAGCTGGACAAACGGGCTTTCGGAGGGAAATTCTAATGCTTATGACAATTATTATTTAGCTAAACCTTATTTAAAATTAATTAAAGAAGGAAAAGTGGGAACCGAAGAGCTCGACGATAAAGTAACAAGATTGCTTCGCCTGGCTTATAAAACGACGATGAACAGGAACAAACCCTTCGGAAATATTGCTTCCGAAGAGCATAAAGCGGTTGCCAAAGAAATCGGTGAAGAAGGAATTGTCTTGTTGAAAAATCAGGGAAATGTGCTTCCGATTGATCTTAATAAAGCTAAAAAAATTGCCGTTATCGGTGAAAATGCCATTAAAATCATGACGGTCGGTGGTGGTTCTTCATCTTTAAAAGTGAAATACGAAACCCTTCCTCTAGCCGGAATTAAAACCAGATTCGGGAAACAGGCAGATGTACAGTATGCGAGAGGTTATGTTGGAGATATTGGCGGAGAGTACAACGGTGTAAAATCGGGTCAAAACCTGAAAGACGAGCGTTCTCCACAGGAATTGCTGAATGAAGCCGTAGAATTAGCAAAAAATTCCGATTATGTAATTTTCGTGGGTGGATTGAATAAAGCTGATTTCCAGGACAGTGAAGGAAATGACAGAAAAAGCTACGGACTGCCTTATAATCAAGACAATGTGATTTCTGCGCTGGCAAAAGCAAACAAAAATCTTGCGGTAGTTTTGGTTTCAGGAAACGCGGTTGCAATGCCTTGGATAAAAGAAGTTCCTACGATTGTTCAGGCTTGGTATCTAGGTTCTGAAGCCGGAAATTCGATCGCTTCCGTATTGGCGGGAGATGCGAATCCGTCAGGAAAACTGCCGTTTACTTTCCCTGTAAAACTGGAAGATAATTCCGCCCACCAAATGGGAGAATATCCCGGAAATAAAGAGGAATTGGCTGCTGGAAAAGGAAAAGACCAGAATAATCCAATCAATATTACCTATAACGAAGGGATTTTGGTAGGTTACCGTTGGCATGACACGAAAAAAATTAAACCATTATTCAGTTTTGGACATGGTTTGAGCTATACCACTTTTGAATTCGGGAAGGCAAAAGCTGACAAAACAACGATTTCTCAGGACGATAAAATTACATTTACCGTTAAGGTTAAAAATACAGGAAAAAGAGCCGGCGCGGAAGTTGCCCAGCTGTATATCAGCGATTTGAAATCTTCTGTTCAGCGTCCTGCAAAGGAACTGAAAGGTTTTGAAAAAGTATTTTTAAATCCGGGAGAAGAAAAAGAAGTGACTTTTACGATTGATAAAACAGCTCTAAGTTTCTTCGATGCCGACAAGCACGACTGGGTTGCAGAACCTGGAGATTTTGAAGCACTGATCGGGAATTCATCAGACGCCATTAAGACGAAGGTGAAGTTTACACTGAAGTAA
- a CDS encoding outer membrane beta-barrel protein: MKRLFSSIALLTNLLVFAQEKKDTIKKEKEIEAVTLTGRKPTVESKIDRTVFNVANSSILAGNTTWDVLRMTPLLSIDNNDAIKAEGESVTVYINDRKSVFTGKELKEYLKTIPADNLMKIEVITSPSSRYETAGSVINIVLKKRDDEGIKGSITLNNRQQAKNSQYTNLNLNYHKKNFTQTFIGSYSDNTYLQKSALLSEVYADNSATQINTESTGRSKSPSVSSTSEFELNDKNTMGLILEYYQGKSMNSADATGITHVNDVFNNSYSQNQWASGLSRTLGTNIFYKFYDKEKNRILDINVGSNYYGQSEDNNFVNNRVVLTNPPTMNETRVLSDSENRNYYVKVDYTQPLGKEWGTLEVGGKMDFNNNVVPNDLFATQINGLSGHDVFHYEDNINSLYANYSKTFFKKLEARFGIRYEHIDYKMRQDVAGTSRKDSYGTFLPNLLLKYSFSDKYDLSFTYNRSLWRPWYAEFNPFMTPNDNGFFSRGNMELEPNPNHRLYMKLGLFKKYFISARYMYTDQDYWTSYIFETDPANPGKNRTITQPDNFKGRVEKYYLFANTNQTFLKNKMSVNVGFGWYYLDNSDFNLKNNLEAKDYISYWGGSTNISYTNLFNKNINVSAWVEIANQNNGNSYANKTNFFHNISVTKIFPKTQMEASLQLMNIFQRPNFDATTYNQTGTIRNSMKWDWYGVSLSFVKRFGNQKVKENTKTDVEKNAGGAK; encoded by the coding sequence ATGAAAAGATTATTTTCATCAATCGCTTTACTGACGAACCTTTTGGTATTTGCTCAGGAGAAAAAAGATACCATAAAAAAGGAAAAGGAAATTGAGGCTGTTACGTTAACGGGCAGAAAACCAACGGTAGAATCCAAAATTGACCGCACTGTTTTTAATGTTGCCAACAGTTCTATTTTAGCCGGAAATACAACCTGGGATGTTTTGAGAATGACCCCTTTGCTGAGTATTGATAACAATGATGCCATAAAAGCGGAAGGAGAATCGGTAACGGTCTATATTAATGACCGAAAATCTGTTTTTACAGGCAAGGAATTAAAGGAGTATTTAAAAACAATTCCTGCCGATAATCTCATGAAAATCGAGGTGATTACAAGTCCGTCTTCAAGATATGAAACGGCCGGATCTGTCATTAATATCGTGTTGAAAAAGAGAGATGATGAAGGAATAAAAGGAAGCATAACCCTGAACAACAGACAACAGGCGAAGAATTCACAGTACACGAATCTTAATCTTAATTATCATAAGAAGAATTTTACCCAGACCTTTATCGGAAGCTACAGCGATAATACCTATCTTCAGAAAAGTGCCCTTCTGAGCGAGGTGTATGCGGATAATTCTGCCACGCAAATCAATACTGAAAGCACAGGCAGAAGCAAGAGCCCTTCTGTTTCTTCCACTTCAGAATTTGAGCTGAATGATAAGAATACAATGGGACTTATTTTGGAGTACTATCAGGGGAAGTCGATGAATTCTGCAGATGCAACCGGAATAACGCACGTCAATGATGTTTTTAATAATTCTTATTCTCAGAATCAATGGGCGTCGGGGCTTAGCCGTACTTTGGGAACCAATATTTTTTATAAATTTTATGATAAAGAAAAAAACAGGATTTTAGATATTAATGTAGGTTCCAATTACTACGGGCAATCCGAGGATAACAATTTTGTGAATAACAGAGTAGTTCTTACCAATCCTCCCACCATGAACGAGACCCGTGTTCTATCGGACAGCGAAAACAGAAATTATTATGTTAAAGTCGATTATACTCAGCCTTTAGGAAAAGAATGGGGTACGCTGGAAGTGGGTGGTAAAATGGATTTTAATAATAATGTTGTTCCTAATGATTTGTTTGCCACTCAAATTAACGGGCTTAGCGGCCATGATGTTTTTCATTATGAGGATAATATTAATTCATTGTATGCGAATTATAGTAAAACTTTCTTTAAAAAATTAGAGGCCAGATTTGGGATCCGTTATGAACATATCGATTATAAAATGCGTCAGGATGTAGCCGGTACAAGCAGAAAAGATTCTTACGGAACCTTTTTGCCCAATTTACTGTTAAAGTATTCTTTTTCTGATAAATATGATCTGAGTTTTACTTATAACAGAAGCCTGTGGCGCCCCTGGTACGCGGAATTTAATCCTTTTATGACTCCCAACGACAACGGATTTTTTAGCCGCGGAAATATGGAGCTGGAGCCGAATCCGAACCACAGATTATACATGAAACTGGGGCTTTTTAAGAAATATTTTATTTCAGCAAGATACATGTATACGGATCAGGATTACTGGACGAGCTATATTTTTGAAACCGATCCTGCAAATCCGGGGAAAAACAGAACAATTACCCAGCCGGATAATTTTAAAGGAAGAGTCGAGAAATATTATCTTTTTGCCAATACCAATCAAACATTTTTAAAAAATAAAATGAGCGTAAATGTCGGATTCGGATGGTATTATCTGGATAACAGCGATTTTAATCTAAAAAATAATCTGGAAGCAAAAGATTATATAAGTTATTGGGGAGGCTCTACAAATATTTCGTATACCAACCTTTTTAATAAAAATATTAATGTAAGCGCATGGGTAGAAATAGCCAATCAGAATAACGGGAATTCTTACGCCAACAAAACCAATTTTTTCCATAATATCTCTGTAACCAAAATTTTCCCGAAAACCCAGATGGAAGCCAGTTTACAGCTGATGAATATTTTCCAGAGACCTAATTTTGATGCGACAACATATAACCAGACCGGAACCATCAGAAATTCTATGAAATGGGATTGGTACGGTGTTTCGCTTTCATTTGTAAAACGTTTTGGAAATCAGAAGGTAAAAGAAAATACCAAAACGGATGTTGAGAAAAATGCGGGAGGAGCAAAGTAA